The sequence ctcccGAGCCTCCGCGCTGGCTCCTTCCCCCCACAGGCGGCTTCGCGGCCCTCGGCAAAGCCGCCGTCCCCGCCACGGGGCTCGCCTGCTCGCCTGGGCCGCGCAGCCCCGCGTGGGCTGCCGGCTATACTCCGCTCCCCCGGCGGGGTTTGGGGTGAGAGGGAAGCAACTTCGCCCGTCTCCCGGAGCAGTCGGGACACCGCAGGGGGACGACGGGAAGGAGGGGGATCCCGAGCAAACAGCTCCCGAATCCCGGATTGAATcaccttgtttattttttcctgatggcTTGTTGTGCTAGTTGACTTGTTTTCTCCAAGGAAACCctacctctccctcctccttccccacacgcaggttttttcttctttttctcccccccacccccaccccccgacTGGGAGTGCTCTGCAGGAGACTACGGCTTGTGGAGGGATCTACCCGTTTTAAGGGAGATTCCCTTACCCCTTTGAGTCTCGTCGGTTTTATAGCTATTACTCttattaaaacacacacacacacacacacacacatcacaCTGATTTCCATCCAAAAGGGCTAATTACATTACTTACAGTAAATAGCAGCCCTGCTGTCCAGGGTCTAGTGTgccaacagagaaaaaaaatcccggCTTATTTCACTTGATTGACTTCATCTTTGTGTGAAATTGTGTTTTATGAGCTGTATTCTGGCACTCGGAGGAATGTAGCAACATTCAATCTGCAAATAACATTAATTTTAGCTACTtagggggaaagagaagggaggaaacTGGCTGCCTGAATCTTGGGTTACATGGAAGAGGTGACTCGAGGAGCCCCTGAGGATGTCTCTGGGATGCTTTGGAAGGAAGTGGGGGCTGGGGTACTTCTTTCACTAGTCGCCCTAGGGTTTGGTGTGGAGCGTCCCCCAGGGAACAGGGAGCGCAGAACTGCCGCCAGGAAGATCCTTCAGTAGGGATCGAGGTGTCAGGAAACAGCCGGCAGCTGTTCCAGGGAAAGGCAAGGAAGAGTGGTGTGAAAAGTAAgtaggaaaaagggaaaaggaggggagggggagcagagagagagagagattagcCGGGAAGGAGTGCATCGTCCAGTCCCCTGCATACAACGATCGCTGGCAGCCCGCAGCCGGGGAGTGGGCGAGGGGAGAGAGCCCCGCGAGAGCATCCCCGGACCGCTCCTCTCCGCGCCCGTCCCCCCGTCGGCGGCCGAGGCTGGCCCCGCAGGCCGCCCGCGGAGGGTGCCGGAGGTCCTATTGCGGGTACGGGCGGGGGTCCTGCGGGGTTGCTGCTCccgggggcagcagggctgctaGAGCCCCGGTAAGCCCTCGATCCGGCCGGGACCTGGGCGGGCGACACCGTGCCCTCCTGCCTCCGAAGCCCCCGCCCGCCGTCCCGCCTAACCGCCCCCCTCCGCGGCCGCCCGGGCCCGGGGCGCGGGGAGCGGTCTGCCTACTCCGTCCCGCCCCGGCTGCCCCACAACTGCGCTTCTCCTCCCGCTCCCCTTCCCGCCGCGGAGCCAGGGGCGGCCGTGCCAGCCCGAGGGGCCTCGGAACGGAGCTTCCCCcagcgcggagcggagcggccccggggggagcggggccccCGGGCCACCCTGCCCCTCGCCAGGCGCCGTCGCCGCCAACTCCCGGGACTCCGTGTTTGGGGGAGGTAAtaaaccccaccccacccacagCCCCGACTAATGTTTGTCACTGCTTGCCCATCACTAGGGGTTGAGAGGAGTATGACAGGTCTTTGTTGTCTGAATAAAAATCAGTGGCAGCTCAAGGGAGAGAACTCCTCCTACTAAATTATCAAAAATGGGCTGGCTCTAGTCTCTTAACAAATTGGACAGAGCTCCGGAAAGCAGCAGTCCCAAATCCAACCTACAGGCACTGGGAACTTTAAAGCAACCAGGGACTGCTGAAAATAGcacttctttttgctttctttgtattCAAAACTATATCCTTTCCCGACCAATTCTACTGCCCCAGGTCCAAGTCTCTCCAGTCAGGAGCCCCAGCTCTCCAGAACAGTAACAGATCCTTTAGTTcgcttttattattttatttttaaaattaattattattacattttctcccccttgtttgttttctgcacaTCTTCAGGAAGCCCTCGGTGCTTGTGCAAAGAGAAGCTCCTATTGCAACCTCCCTCCCTGCGCTGTGCGCCTCGGTGTAAACGTTTTGGATGATCTAAAGACTCTGGGGTCTGTATATGGAAATAGTGGGgtgcagagcagaagaaaatacttgtcCTTTCCGTCCCCCAGCCATGCTTTTCCACGGGATCTCCGGAGGCCATATCCAAGGAATCATGGAGGAGATGGAGAGGCGAACCAAGACCGAGTCCCGCCTGGCCAAAGGGGGACAGATGAACGGCCGAGAGACGGTAAGAAAGGAGCTGGCACTCTTTGAAAGGGAATCCCTGCCAGCATGGACCCGCACCGGGACAGACCCTGGCATTGGGGAAGAGAAAGACGCTGCTTccccctgtcccttccctgcCACCCCTTACTTGTAGAAACCCTTCCGAGGCTCCCTGTAAACACACCCACAATGCTGGGTGCTGTGCTGGCCAGGCTCAGTTATACATTTTTCTAATCGATGTCGTTGCATGTGCTCTCTGGAGTATGGGGGAAAGTATTTTACATAGTAACAGGGATGTTTTTTCAGTCCTCACAGGGAAGCAGCCTTTTGCCCCTGCTCGGCTCACTGCGGCCACTCTGCCCCATctgagcagggctgcagctggagtTTCTGAGGTGtactttactttttttgcaCTCCTGGCTCCTCCTAAATTAAACCGCAAACTGCGACTGCTTACTTTTCGTAAGCGTTTTTGGTCTGAAGTCTGGGATTGATACAAAGAGGCACCGCTCTCTCTGAATGTTATGCCCGCCAACTACTTTGCTTAGCAGTAACATCTCCTCTTTCCTTAGTCAAAGGACCAAAGTCTTCAGACATGTACTAACGGATGGCGGAGAAACCGAGTCTCACGCTGTGTTTTGTGCAAAGCGAGATCTCCCTTTCTCCAACTTGTAGGGCTTCCGCTGATAGCGCACAAGGCTCTGCACACAAAGTAACGGCCTGGAAAACTGCTTTAAGGCTTTGAGCCACAGGGTCCTTCCCCCCTTCTCTTAAATAAACCCCTGCTTTGTTGTATGAGGATTTGCGATGTAAATTCAGCTTGCCTTTTCAATTGCTGCAAAAAAAGAGGGTGAGGAACACAACTTCAGATTGGAAAATGAATGCGGAGTTGCCACTTTAAAACAGTTGCAAGTTTAGAACAAGATGTTCgggatttttttccccgttACTTTATCAGCAAACGCTGCCCCAGGTTTCACGGCAGAGCTTTTGTCTCCGCCGTCCCTCCATTTCCCTTTGTCCTGAGCGACACTCCTTGTGGGGAGCAGATTAATGGGAACTTGCAGAAGTTTGCTGATGAAAAGATGCTAGTTTTAGCTGAAACCAGCCCGTGCCACCTTTCTGTCCACATCCCTGGCTGGGGTGGTGAGCATTCGTGCTCACTGCTCTTTACACCATCCACCTGTCTCCTTTCTCttacttctgttttaaatgGCCTGGGTTTCTTCAGAGACGGGGTTTTGGCTGGTTTAAGCACGGGTGAAAATTTACCGGAAAATCGGTGCAAGCCTGCACCCTCTGCCATAAACTTTTGATGCAGCAAACCGGTATTTTCCTACTTTAAAATGCCGTTCTTGTGGAGCACTCTAAGATTAAAAAGCCAAAGTAATGAGGAAGCTAGAGACTTCAACTTCGGGACCTCAGAAAAGAACAGGCTCTGCTTTTCTTACTGAGGCCTAATCAGTTGCCTTCACATATTGAAATGACATTAGATCGTTAGGAGAGGTTTAATGGGATAAACACGAAAGCTGAATCGTGGTAGATACGTTCCTAGCGGGGATGGTCCCAGTCCCCCCTCAAACTTCCCGCCGGGAGCAGAGTTTGGTCCCAGAGAGCCAGCTCTTTGCACAAGCCCCGGCCCCCTACGCAGGACCCCGGCCCCTGCGCAGGACCCCGTCCCCAGCCTGGCCTGCCTGCCtgtctttctctccctgtctcATCCCCTTGTGGTGTGGTTGTTTTGCAGAACATGCCCCCAATGAGCCCCGAGAAGCCTGCTTTGTGTGCTGGTTGTGGAGGGAAGATCTCAGACAGATATTACCTGCTGGCTGTTGACAAACAATGGCACCTCAGGTGTCTTAAGTGCTGTGAATGTAAACTGGCTTTGGAGTCAGAACTCACCTGCTTTGCCAAGGACGGCAGTATTTACTGCAAGGAGGATTACTACAGGTACAGCAATCAGTCCCCATGGGTTCAAAAGCATATCCCCGCAAAAGGCATTATGAACCGAAACGCTCTTTTCTCTGCATGGGCTTTCAAAGGTAGCTTTTCGCAGTCAGCCATTCCTTAATCCTGTAAATGTGTCCCATCCGAAAAGTCTCGCACGTTTAAAAACTGAACGGATCGACCGGGCACACGCCGACTGAGCATGTGTGGCGGTTCACAAACAGGAGAAGACCTCGGGTCTCCCGCTGCTCTGCGGTATCACTCCGTAAATACCAGCGTAAGACCCAACCAAAGTTTCCCTCTGCCCGTAGCTTGCCGGTTTTCTCGCGGGCCGGGGAGCGGGCCCCGGGGCTGGCGCGGCGGGAGGGGCGGCGTTCCGCGGCGGAGCCCGccacccccctgcccagccccgcGGCTGTCCCGCGGGGGGTGCCAGACGGCCGGGCCCCGGGAGCCAGCACTGTTTATCCGTGCGTTTCAGCTTTCCCGGGGTTCAGCTCCCCGCGGCCCTTCTCGTCTTTACACCAATGCCAGGAGAGCGGGGAccgattccccccacccccacggTCCACCTTTCTTCATGCGCACGGGCAGCGGGAGGGCTTTTGCAGAAGTCTTAAGTGAAAAGGTCGGCTTGGTAGAAGGTGCAAGGCGTTTACCCTGGGATCCCGGTGCCTTCCCGACAAGCCCGAGCACCAACACCAGGCGGGCCAGGGGCCACAGCCGGCAACGAGGGCCGTCCTAGGGCCAGGGCGGGCGCGACACTGGCGGGGACAGGCTCCCTGCCGACCTCCCGTAGCCGGGAGGGAAGGTGGGTGGCACTGGGGCAAGGTCTGCCTTTACCTTTCTGGTTGATACCCACTTCTCTGTTTCCTTCAGAAGGTTCTCCGTGCAGAGATGTGCCCGCTGCCACCTTGGGATCTCAGCCTCTGAAATGGTTATGAGAGCCAGGGAGTCGGTTTACCACCTGAGCTGCTTCACCTGCACCACCTGCAACAAGACTTTGACCACAGGCGATCACTTTGGCATGAAGGACAACCTGGTTTACTGCAGGGCCCACTTCGAGTCCCTTTTGCAAGGAGAATATCCCCCTCAGCTGAGCTACACCGAGCTGGCTGCCAAGAGCGGAGGGCTGGCCCTGCCTTACTTCAACGGCACTGGCACAGTCCAGAAGGGGAGGCCCAGGAAACGAAAGAGCCCTGCCTTGGGAGTGGACATCGTCAGCTACAACTCAGGTGGGAAACACATGCCGAACCTCCTTCCTGCTCCTCCGACAAGAGCGTTCTCGGGCTTCCCCTCAGCTAGGCAGTGCATGAGTAACTCAGCCAGGCCAAATCTTGCTTAACCATtggaaaatcaaacaaacagCCCTCTGAGGGTTGGAGCGTTTGCAGGAAAGCTAACAGCAGCCCTCCTCAAAGGCTGTCTTTGCTTATTAATGTCAAACACCCAAACTTAGCCACTTCCCAGggtaaagacaaaaaaaaagaaaaaaaaaggaaaaggacaaaaaaaacccccaaaccacagcGTTCTTTCTCTATAGGAACCTGAGAGATACTGTTatcattatttgtattttattagcAAAAAGTACTTCACCAGTTCGACCTCAAATTAGAAGTAACTAAAtggatcaggaaaaaaaaatagaataaaagtTATAGTATATGGCTCCTACAATGCTAATGCAGTAGCACATAACTCAGTATAGATATTCAATTTATAGTCATTAATTCTTCAGGCTAAATAATCCTGTTTTGCTGGGACATAAACGATCAAACTGTACAAGAGGCCAATGAATAAATGTTGTTCCCTGTAACTAAGCCCTAACAAATGTAATTAAGGAGAATGGTTTCTGCTCTCTCAACGGTAGCAAAAGAACAAGTGTGGCCCCATATTAAATTTCTTCCCTAACTCCAGTCACTTAAGTACCCAAGCCTAAAGACACAGTGTTAGGGGCCAGAGATGAAGGAGTTTCAGGTATGATCAAGCAGTTCAAGCGGTGTTTCATTAGATGGAAGGCAAAAGCAGTAAGGATAAATCCGAATTAACAAGTTACCGActccaaaaattattttggcgGAACTGAAGCTCCCCATGGACGGTAACTAGGAAGGAAGGGTGTGGGAAGCAAGAGTGGTGCGAGGTGTTTCCCTGTGAAGTGGTGAGCTGTTccggccggggcagggagcagggggcTCCGGTCTGGGCAGCAGCGGAGCCACGCGAACCGCTGGCCCCACCGGGGAGCCGGGAGAGGGGTCAGGGCCTCTCCTTCCAACAAAGGCAGGTCGAGAAAACTGCACCGATTTCGGCCCAGAGCTCTCTCCCCTCCACCCAAGTTCAACCCGCCACCATTGAGATTCATAAGCAATCCTCCACTGCCCCCTCACAagccccctccatccctcccccgGCACCTCCTCTGGGGCTGCTTCTGAAACGGGCTTTAGCTGGGAACTGGGTAGCTGTGCAAGGCTATTTCATCTCCTCTGATGCGTAGACCTTGGAGCCAGGGTAATCACTGCGCTAATTGTTCCTTGTTAATTGAAGATGACATTGGAATCCCTGGCTACGGAGTGGTTTCCAATCAGTCCTGAAAGCTGCTAAAGAAAAGGGAACCTGTAGCGCAGCCAGGATTCATTCAGTGCCGGCTTTGAATGGTGGGTTTCCCGTACACCCGCTCTTCGGTTTATGCTATCTCTGATCCGCACACCATCACCCAAATCCCCCAGGTCcctaaatggaaatatttctagGGACAGTTTATCATTAGAATTAGGACCAGAAATTAGGGAAAGATGAAAAGTTGTGGATATGATAAAACACCCCTTAAACTTTACGTCAGGGCTCAAGAGACACATAATTTGCAAACACCGTCAGTTTTTGTGTGCTAGTTTTAAAACTCTCCTTCTTTGCAACAAAGGTGCATATAAGAGGTACCACTGACTTGAAATGAGATGGAAATGCACTACCCATTATGAAAATACAGCTCACTGCATTGACATCTCACAGAATCCTCCGGGCAAcggggagaaaaaacaaacaaacaaacgcTCGAATCTGATGCTTTGGACTTAGGCTAGATGGCTGAGAAATTTGATCTGTTAgggctgtgatttttattttttttttattaattaagaTATTATCTAGCAATGTCCAGGGTTGACACATGGGCTCgagaaaatactgtttgcagCCAAACTGTGCATCCGGTGCAAACGACTCCAGCCCATTGACCCTCTGCGCCCCAGATCCAGGGGGAGGCAAACGAATCTCTAACAGTTACGAAATGAGTTGCAATAGATGAAATCgcttcttgaaagaaaaaaaaaaaacaaaccaacaataCCCTCTCTAGATAATTGGCAGCCACTTTCCCACATGCATTCTTCGCTTGCTGCCCCATGATTCAGTAACGGCTCTTGCATGTAATCATTTACAAAGGGCAACCAGTCCACAGAAAATTCAGTGTCGGATACACGACTGCCGCCTTCAGAGGGAGAAGCGGGACACGGGTAGGATCTGGAGCACCAGCCCATCACCTAGCCCGCAGCCCGCAGGCGGGCCCCTTTCGCCCGGGCACTCGTCCCGGTACGCGCTGCCCTCTTGCACGGCGGGCCGGCGGGCAGCCGCGGCGCCAGCCGCCCACCGTGGGCCGGGCTGGCCAACCGGCGGGGGTGCGCGGAGCCGCCGCGCTTCTCCCCTCCCGGCCCGGGTGCCGCGGGGCCTCCCCGGCTCGGACAGGGAACCGAGGGGCAGAGCCACGGCCCTGACCCGCCCGTCACCTATCTGCGCTAACGGACACCCCAGCCGGGAGGCAGCGCTCCGCCTCTGAGCAGACAACTTCCAGGTTACATCGCAAGTTTACTCCTGTCACTCAGAGTTCCGTGAGAACCGCGAGTTTAACTTCCCCAGTAAACCGAACCGGTGTCCCACCGAAATAGTCGTACCCTAGGGTGTCCACATCGATATGGCAAGCCATTACTGGAAAACGACTGCgacctttaaaaacaaagcagtgcACTAACTCTGATTAAGCGAAAAACTTCGCCAGCTGAGCGTAAAAATATGCCTATTCACAAGCAATCCGTTGGTACCCGGTTCAGATTTGCACGCACGTTTTGTTTCAGGGGAGCTGAGCACTGGGCCAGAATGGAAAATCAGATTCTGCTGCCGGATCTACAACAGCTTTTctattctgtattttgtttagtagtttaaattctgtttctcaACTCCTCGGTTGTAAAGTGGAAACACAACAATAAATAACTCAAAATGTTATGAGGTAAAAGCCATTCATACTTGCGAGCTGTCTGGAATTAAtgtgaaaaatggaagaaactaTTCAAAAGTACTTAAAACATTCAAGGCTTTCTCTATATTACCTCTTATATCATAGAATTAATATGTATTTTGAGGGAAACTGCACTGACTTACAGCCTACAGGATATAGAAATGAGATGGTGAAGAAGATTTCcctaggaaaatattttacacagcTGTTGCTCACAGAGCTGtttactttatttcattttatatatgtgtgtgtgtgtgaaaaacTATGAAGAGTTCACTTGAAGTATTCTTggcaacaaaaagcaaactgttCTAGCTCTTTctaaagcaaaattaaacaaTCCCCCAATCCCGCTGCAAAAAAATGAGCAATAATGTCTTGCCCGATTTTTTGCTTCCCCTTAGTCCTCCAGGCGATAACGTAAAACTCTGTTCTGTGATGTGGCCAAACCACATAACGCTGTTTCACCCACATAAAATAGAGAGTGAGCTAATCATTGTATAAACTAGGATTGTCTGAGGATGCTTGGAAGCctcttcccattttctcttgaaaataaaagccaaaataaagTAGATCACAGAAACAAAGGCAGTAAGCAGGACAGAGGAGCCCCAGGAAGTTCATGTTGCTGCTGTAAACCTGAGTGACCCAAGGAAAACAACATGAACAAACAACTTGCAACTCTGAAGTAAAACCTGTGGACTGAATTCTGGTATTCTGATTTATGTCGGCTCATAAGTTATGGCCCATGTAGTTTGACTGAATGCAGCGTCATTGCTTGTGAAAACAAGTAGTAAATACAATCCAAATCTGGcctgaaatttgtttttacGGCAACTTCCAACTCCTGGTATTTTCAGAAGTGTCAGTTTACTTTGTTTGAAAGTTTGTTTCTTACCAAGACCAGGAGCAAATCTAGCTATAATTAAATATTCACCTGATTTTCTGTCAAAGTGCTGTCTTACCAGCATCTGTTCATGTTGACTTGTCTTATAATTCAAAAGAGAACACACCTTCAAGAAGCTTTTTATTGTCTCCTGGTTACAAGTTGCTTTGCCTCTGTTTTTAGCACTGTCAACATCAGTCTCTCTGTACTGTGTgcttcccctctttctccttcttgctctctctctctctcttttttttttttttttgagaaagggatCAACTAGGCCTAGTAAATAATCCAATAACTGTTGGAAAGCTGTTCAAAAATTCAGATGAGCAACTAATGAAACTTGGTCTAGTTTGCAGacattctgaaacatttttaattagctGTTCTTTAATTAATATTCCCTGCTATGATGACACCATTAATTTTCTCTTGTGTGACTGAGCTATCTTTATACAATGAGATCCTACAAACTGgtaactcatttttttttaagctgaaaagaaaaatatagatgtctctttttttttttttgccaatactgttatttcttttcccaataTGAAGTAATGATGCCATGGTCCCCAAACAGTTGCAACTCTCGTGTACAATTCATATCCATAAAAGTGTAATCTGAAACAAATTCATCTTTCATAGACATTTTGAAAATCCTGAATCAGGGAAAACGGGGAAGCTCTTTTAAAGTTTTGAGCCACTAGTTGGTTGCTTATAGAAACATCCTAGATCAGTACCAACTAAGAGCTACTGCTGATTGGGAGTGAGAGACTGAATCAAGCCTTCATGCAAC comes from Haliaeetus albicilla chromosome 8, bHalAlb1.1, whole genome shotgun sequence and encodes:
- the LHX9 gene encoding LOW QUALITY PROTEIN: LIM/homeobox protein Lhx9 (The sequence of the model RefSeq protein was modified relative to this genomic sequence to represent the inferred CDS: inserted 1 base in 1 codon) gives rise to the protein MEEVTRGAPEDVSGMLWXGSGGWGTSFTSRPRVWCGASPREQGAQNCRQEDPSVGIEVSGNSRQLFQGKARKSGVKTMLFHGISGGHIQGIMEEMERRTKTESRLAKGGQMNGRETNMPPMSPEKPALCAGCGGKISDRYYLLAVDKQWHLRCLKCCECKLALESELTCFAKDGSIYCKEDYYRRFSVQRCARCHLGISASEMVMRARESVYHLSCFTCTTCNKTLTTGDHFGMKDNLVYCRAHFESLLQGEYPPQLSYTELAAKSGGLALPYFNGTGTVQKGRPRKRKSPALGVDIVSYNSGCNENEADHLDRDQQPYPPSQKTKRMRTSFKHHQLRTMKSYFAINHNPDAKDLKQLAQKTGLTKRVLQVWFQNARAKFRRNLLRQENGGVDKADGTSLPAPPSADSGALTPPGTATTLTDLTNPTITVVTSVTSNLDSHESGSPSQTTLTNLF